One Fuerstiella marisgermanici DNA window includes the following coding sequences:
- a CDS encoding IS66 family transposase codes for MDTDVSQIIAVEVKQLVLSLQREVAELRDENRRLRDRIEELEGKNPTERLDEAFSVTAEERRRAETGRRKGRKKQSSARRGRRTTEQKADNAERRELILPEGYNVAECRFVRERFVWRVINGQAVQVVYEIYHGPNGEKSEIPGVWPRSEFGIEVHIALARIVTITGLSIDKTCALIEFFWNLPLGKSQADALLNQLARRWEQEFESLCDLMAFSAIVHADETSWSINSVWAFLSEKARVLIFGCRKDGDTLAQILSKELFGGVLVSDDAAVYRGFSHAQKCWAHLLRKAIRLTLLKPDNEEYQRLLDGLLEIFYAAKRHAADGRLGDAGRAAKVDELDNTLAALLVRYCAEDSDVRAADFGKDFDNLVSELIRLMTEEELFCFVTSPAAPATNNEAERSLRGAAMDRRTGRTSKTSKGARRRSILTSVLESLNLHLKTPTLSSVVAEVMTWQQDGFSLFDRLKLEVGLTSAPPGQSRLSKLVPAN; via the coding sequence ATGGACACGGATGTCAGTCAGATCATCGCTGTGGAAGTGAAGCAGCTTGTGCTTAGCCTGCAGCGTGAGGTTGCGGAGCTGCGGGACGAGAACCGGCGGCTGCGTGATCGGATTGAAGAGCTCGAAGGTAAGAACCCCACAGAGCGACTCGACGAGGCGTTTTCGGTGACGGCGGAAGAGAGACGCCGCGCTGAAACGGGCCGCCGAAAAGGTCGCAAAAAACAATCCTCGGCGCGTCGCGGTCGTCGCACAACCGAGCAGAAAGCGGACAACGCCGAACGACGCGAACTCATTCTGCCGGAAGGTTACAACGTCGCAGAGTGCCGTTTCGTTCGGGAACGTTTCGTCTGGAGAGTGATCAACGGCCAAGCCGTGCAGGTCGTCTATGAAATCTATCACGGCCCCAACGGCGAGAAATCCGAAATTCCGGGCGTGTGGCCGCGGTCCGAATTCGGCATTGAAGTTCATATCGCGCTGGCTCGCATTGTGACCATCACGGGACTGTCGATCGACAAGACGTGTGCATTGATTGAATTCTTCTGGAATCTGCCGCTCGGCAAATCCCAGGCGGACGCTCTGTTGAATCAACTGGCACGGCGTTGGGAACAGGAATTCGAATCTCTGTGTGACCTGATGGCGTTCAGTGCGATTGTGCATGCAGACGAAACCAGTTGGAGTATCAACAGCGTGTGGGCTTTTTTGTCGGAGAAGGCGCGCGTGCTGATCTTCGGATGCCGCAAAGACGGCGACACACTGGCTCAGATCCTGTCGAAAGAGTTGTTTGGAGGCGTGCTTGTTTCGGACGATGCGGCCGTGTACCGAGGTTTCAGTCACGCACAGAAATGCTGGGCTCACCTGCTGCGGAAGGCCATCCGTCTGACGCTGCTGAAGCCGGACAACGAAGAGTACCAGCGACTGCTCGACGGCCTGCTGGAAATTTTCTACGCGGCCAAACGCCACGCCGCCGATGGTCGTCTTGGCGATGCCGGTCGTGCGGCGAAGGTCGATGAACTTGATAACACGCTGGCGGCTCTGCTGGTGCGTTACTGCGCCGAGGATTCCGATGTTCGGGCGGCCGACTTCGGCAAGGATTTTGACAACCTGGTCTCAGAACTGATTCGGCTGATGACGGAAGAGGAGTTGTTTTGTTTTGTGACAAGCCCGGCCGCGCCAGCAACGAACAACGAAGCGGAACGCAGTCTTCGCGGCGCGGCCATGGACCGTCGCACAGGTCGAACGAGCAAAACATCGAAGGGAGCCCGTCGCCGCAGCATTCTTACAAGCGTCCTGGAATCGCTGAATCTCCATCTGAAAACACCAACGCTCAGTTCCGTGGTGGCCGAGGTCATGACGTGGCAGCAGGATGGATTCAGTCTGTTTGATCGACTGAAACTTGAAGTCGGCCTGACCTCCGCGCCGCCCGGTCAGTCGCGACTGTCCAAACTCGTCCCCGCCAACTGA
- a CDS encoding Calx-beta domain-containing protein, giving the protein MPGDYFIEFLPLPDLAVTFPGVGLDSTIDSDADLFGQTGLINVGPGLVIGDIDAGFIVPPTLSFPPLRIPENIGEAMIEVTVNHPTGALPFDVTLELLTPAVPIPPLPQLGVALPGADFGIVDVPHLVPAGTPNGTVIPILIPIIDDPLVEQQEFVPIEIVALSLRSVDPIMVVYEGTRTPVDIVITDDDSADVTFSGEAKAEGDSGNTLLNFEAVISNPSDIPVVIDFMTVDGTATTGDNDYVSNNGQLAFNGSGSQSHDILAYDPGFSGGVRVAAGDINGDGTPDIITGAGPGGGPHVRVLDGANSTGPAVVDFFAYDQSFQGGVFVATGDINNDGTPDIITGAGAGGGPHVKVFDGSNPLGPLLANFFAFDAGFTGGVRVASGDVNNDGHDDIIVGSGPGAEPQVRVFDGQDTDAPPLKSFFAFDLGFTGGVFVAAGDVNNDGSDDVIVGAGHGSGPKVRVFDGNSGDTVRNFFAYDPGFTGGVRVGSADVNDDGFDDIIIGAGPGGPPQVRIFDGSSGGSYAAQVDSFIPYESTFTGGIFVAGGSIVVGADAGGGPQVRVFDRTSPEKQTITVDIVGDTVSELNETFSVDFTLHASLQNVNTPETSATGTIVNDDSVVPGVRIEDGVLTIVGTSSADNVILHRRNTSKYRVRTTFAGTQNFDAGEITSIHVQLGDGNDRFNALGTFAVPLIVDAGDGHDRLVGSRGGDLLLGGPGNDFIWAGSGNNIVIGGTGRDFLFGGSGQDILIGGNTLFDVNPTVLGGLLAEWNSDADLDVRVRNLSNFNASGSGINGTNYLKATGSGQSVFDDDDRDLLFGGRSMDWLFFATGQDIGFGTIGDLLADDLDDFFRT; this is encoded by the coding sequence GTGCCCGGTGATTACTTCATCGAGTTTCTGCCGCTGCCAGACCTGGCGGTCACATTCCCCGGGGTCGGATTGGACAGCACGATCGACAGTGATGCAGATCTGTTTGGTCAAACGGGGCTAATAAACGTCGGGCCGGGTCTTGTTATTGGCGACATCGATGCGGGCTTCATTGTCCCGCCAACGCTGTCATTCCCTCCGCTCAGAATTCCGGAAAACATCGGCGAAGCGATGATCGAAGTGACTGTGAATCACCCAACAGGAGCTCTGCCCTTCGATGTCACATTGGAGCTGCTGACGCCGGCGGTTCCGATTCCACCACTGCCGCAGCTTGGAGTCGCTCTGCCGGGAGCAGACTTTGGCATTGTCGATGTACCGCACCTGGTGCCAGCCGGCACGCCGAACGGCACGGTCATTCCGATCCTGATTCCTATCATTGATGACCCGCTTGTTGAGCAACAGGAATTTGTGCCCATTGAAATCGTCGCATTGTCTCTGCGTAGCGTCGACCCCATCATGGTCGTCTATGAAGGCACGCGGACTCCAGTCGACATCGTCATCACCGATGACGACAGTGCAGACGTCACGTTTTCCGGCGAAGCAAAGGCTGAAGGCGACAGCGGAAACACACTGCTGAATTTCGAAGCAGTGATTTCCAATCCCTCGGATATCCCCGTCGTCATCGATTTTATGACTGTCGACGGCACCGCCACAACAGGCGACAATGATTACGTGTCCAACAATGGCCAGTTAGCCTTCAACGGATCCGGCTCGCAATCACATGATATCCTTGCCTACGATCCCGGCTTTTCCGGTGGCGTCAGGGTGGCAGCCGGAGATATCAACGGCGACGGCACGCCCGATATCATTACCGGTGCCGGACCTGGCGGTGGTCCACACGTGCGGGTGTTAGACGGGGCGAATTCCACCGGCCCAGCAGTCGTGGACTTCTTTGCCTACGACCAATCGTTCCAGGGAGGTGTTTTCGTCGCTACCGGAGACATCAATAATGACGGCACCCCCGATATCATTACCGGAGCTGGGGCGGGCGGCGGGCCTCACGTGAAAGTGTTTGACGGCTCGAACCCATTGGGGCCGCTTCTCGCTAACTTCTTTGCTTTTGATGCCGGCTTCACAGGTGGCGTGCGAGTCGCTTCAGGCGATGTCAACAACGACGGGCATGACGACATAATTGTCGGGTCTGGACCGGGTGCCGAGCCGCAAGTTCGAGTGTTCGACGGTCAAGACACGGACGCCCCTCCGCTTAAATCTTTCTTCGCCTTTGATTTGGGCTTCACCGGCGGCGTATTTGTGGCAGCAGGTGACGTAAACAACGACGGTTCGGATGACGTCATCGTTGGTGCCGGCCACGGCAGTGGGCCGAAAGTGCGTGTCTTCGACGGCAACTCCGGTGATACCGTGCGAAACTTCTTTGCCTACGATCCCGGCTTCACAGGTGGAGTCCGGGTCGGTTCCGCTGATGTGAATGATGATGGCTTTGATGACATCATCATCGGAGCGGGACCGGGAGGACCTCCGCAGGTTCGCATCTTTGACGGCAGCTCCGGGGGCAGTTACGCCGCACAAGTGGATAGCTTCATTCCTTACGAGTCGACCTTCACAGGTGGGATTTTCGTCGCCGGCGGCAGCATCGTAGTCGGGGCAGATGCCGGAGGCGGTCCGCAGGTACGAGTCTTTGATCGTACCTCGCCGGAGAAGCAGACCATCACGGTCGACATCGTTGGCGATACCGTTTCCGAGCTAAACGAAACGTTCTCTGTCGATTTCACGCTGCACGCTTCCTTGCAGAACGTCAATACCCCTGAGACATCCGCGACGGGCACAATTGTGAACGACGACTCTGTGGTCCCGGGCGTCAGGATTGAAGACGGTGTATTGACCATCGTGGGCACGAGTTCGGCGGACAACGTGATTCTTCATCGGCGGAATACTTCGAAGTACCGCGTGCGGACGACGTTCGCGGGTACTCAAAACTTCGATGCCGGAGAGATCACGAGTATCCACGTGCAGCTCGGCGACGGAAATGACAGATTCAATGCTCTGGGCACGTTCGCCGTGCCGCTGATCGTCGATGCGGGCGACGGTCACGACCGCTTGGTTGGCAGTCGAGGCGGCGACCTACTGCTGGGCGGCCCAGGTAACGACTTCATCTGGGCCGGTTCCGGCAATAACATCGTCATTGGCGGCACCGGGCGAGACTTCCTGTTTGGCGGATCCGGCCAGGATATTCTGATCGGCGGAAATACGTTGTTCGATGTTAATCCAACCGTGTTAGGCGGCCTGCTGGCTGAATGGAATTCTGACGCGGACCTGGATGTTCGCGTGCGAAACCTGTCGAACTTCAACGCATCGGGCAGCGGCATTAACGGCACTAACTACCTGAAAGCGACTGGTTCCGGTCAGTCGGTCTTCGACGACGATGATCGTGACCTGCTGTTCGGCGGTAGAAGCATGGACTGGCTTTTCTTTGCCACCGGGCAGGACATCGGCTTCGGCACTATTGGCGATCTGCTGGCTGATGATCTTGATGACTTTTTCCGCACATAA
- a CDS encoding DUF1559 domain-containing protein, producing MRAHARSQRGFTLIELLVVIAIIAILVSLLLPAVQQAREAARRTQCKNNLKQIGLALHNYHDVYSTFPNVNANSTLSGGSLFTSILPMIDQANSYALYDFNKINSDPDSVAVTGQTISGYLCPSSPMRRQVPSCDTDNGRAPGNYAACIGTQSYNPYWAYIPGTPRPTLDGAIVYTDSTAGKTKFRDFTDGTSTTLMIGETAYNLPDYKFTSGSCAGDSRYSFTYWSVPYPGSTACSTNDGFNPRDYKDDGVYDAAWINTFRSDHLGGVQFTLADGSVHFISENIDAGVLDGLASRNGGEVIGEF from the coding sequence ATGCGCGCCCACGCACGGAGCCAGCGCGGCTTCACGCTGATCGAACTGCTTGTCGTCATTGCGATCATCGCCATCCTCGTTTCCCTGCTTCTGCCTGCTGTGCAACAGGCCCGCGAAGCGGCTCGGCGAACTCAGTGCAAGAACAATCTCAAGCAGATTGGCCTCGCATTGCACAACTACCACGACGTCTACAGCACGTTCCCCAACGTCAATGCGAATAGCACACTCAGCGGCGGAAGTCTGTTCACATCGATTCTGCCGATGATCGATCAGGCCAACAGCTACGCGCTGTACGACTTCAACAAGATCAATAGCGACCCCGACAGTGTCGCCGTGACCGGTCAGACGATTTCAGGCTACCTTTGTCCGTCATCGCCGATGAGGCGACAGGTGCCGAGTTGCGACACTGATAACGGTCGAGCCCCAGGCAACTACGCGGCCTGTATTGGAACTCAATCCTACAATCCGTATTGGGCCTACATTCCTGGTACACCGCGTCCGACTTTAGACGGAGCAATCGTGTATACAGACAGCACTGCCGGGAAAACGAAATTCCGTGACTTCACAGATGGCACAAGTACAACGCTGATGATCGGCGAAACGGCTTACAACCTGCCGGACTATAAATTCACGTCCGGAAGTTGTGCCGGCGATTCGCGGTATTCATTCACGTACTGGTCCGTGCCGTATCCCGGTTCGACTGCCTGCTCAACCAACGACGGATTCAACCCGCGCGACTACAAAGACGACGGCGTTTACGATGCCGCGTGGATCAACACGTTTCGCAGCGATCATCTCGGCGGCGTGCAGTTCACTTTGGCTGATGGCTCGGTGCACTTCATTTCTGAAAACATCGACGCCGGAGTTCTTGATGGACTCGCTAGCCGCAACGGAGGCGAGGTGATCGGTGAGTTCTAA
- a CDS encoding PQQ-dependent sugar dehydrogenase: MKTLLATVAVSSLLATSLSNVCLSDDVKEGALPVSATRAFENLIFDRPIVVTHANDGSDRVFVAEQKGVIKVFPNDADVEEADVFLDVDSRVTYKDNQNEEGLLGFAFHPDFKKNGQFFLYYTTASADHTSVISRFTVSNDDKNKADPASEEEIMRIPQPFWNHNGGTIGFGPDGFLYVGLGDGGSANDPNGNGQNLRTLLGSMLRIDVDNKDDGKNYAIPKDNPFIGHEVVVNRRGEKEMARPEIYAYGLRNVWRMSFDRETGKLWAGDVGQNLWEEINIIEKGGNYGWNIREAKHWFRPDGDDENTDKFVDPIWEYHHSVGKSITGGSVYRGKAVPELVGKYVYADYVSGLLWALEHDGSKTVANYTLTGDKLPVMSFGEDEAGEIYFTTTFGQLYQFQSDK, translated from the coding sequence GTGAAAACACTGCTGGCCACCGTGGCTGTTAGTTCGCTGCTCGCGACCTCGCTATCAAATGTCTGCCTAAGTGACGACGTCAAAGAAGGTGCTCTGCCCGTGAGCGCCACTCGCGCGTTTGAGAACCTGATCTTTGATCGTCCCATCGTGGTGACTCACGCCAACGATGGTTCCGATCGCGTCTTTGTGGCCGAACAAAAAGGCGTGATCAAGGTTTTTCCTAACGACGCAGATGTGGAAGAAGCGGACGTATTTCTGGATGTGGATAGTCGAGTCACCTACAAGGACAACCAGAATGAGGAAGGCCTGTTGGGATTTGCATTTCATCCTGACTTCAAAAAGAACGGTCAGTTTTTTCTTTACTACACAACGGCATCGGCAGACCACACATCGGTAATTTCTCGCTTCACGGTTTCTAATGACGATAAGAATAAGGCTGACCCGGCATCTGAAGAGGAGATCATGCGAATTCCTCAACCCTTCTGGAACCACAACGGCGGCACTATTGGGTTTGGACCAGACGGCTTTCTTTACGTTGGACTGGGCGACGGCGGCAGCGCCAACGATCCGAACGGCAACGGCCAAAATCTACGTACTCTGCTGGGTTCCATGCTACGAATCGACGTTGACAACAAAGACGACGGAAAGAACTACGCGATTCCGAAGGACAACCCGTTTATCGGTCATGAAGTTGTCGTGAACCGCCGTGGCGAAAAAGAGATGGCTCGGCCGGAAATCTATGCCTATGGTCTGCGAAACGTCTGGCGAATGTCGTTTGACCGGGAAACAGGCAAGCTGTGGGCGGGCGATGTTGGTCAAAACCTATGGGAAGAAATCAACATCATCGAAAAAGGCGGCAACTACGGCTGGAACATTCGCGAAGCGAAGCATTGGTTCCGCCCCGATGGGGACGACGAAAATACGGATAAATTTGTCGATCCGATTTGGGAGTACCACCATTCTGTGGGTAAGTCGATTACCGGCGGAAGCGTGTATCGAGGTAAGGCTGTGCCGGAACTGGTCGGCAAATACGTTTACGCAGATTACGTCTCCGGCCTGCTATGGGCGTTGGAACATGACGGCTCTAAGACCGTGGCGAACTATACGCTGACAGGAGATAAGTTGCCGGTGATGAGCTTCGGTGAAGACGAAGCGGGCGAGATCTACTTCACCACGACATTCGGCCAGCTTTATCAATTCCAGTCGGACAAGTAG
- a CDS encoding ABC transporter permease produces the protein MNLLTIAWKSVKQRWLASALTALSVALGVMLMVGVLVAAGALDTAFNQRAIAYDLIVGAKGSDLQLVLSSVYRIQPPIANLPYMYLEELREDSKVEIAIPLAFGDFTRPQDGAFPIVGTTNEYFLNDYTPGQKFQVEDQPGTKQLEGIYDAVIGSQVARHNNWKVGDQFSIVHGSADSEDEHDEMFTIVSVLRQTGTPNDRSVFLNLEAVYTLEGHQKPIDEVWDSLKQFYGDDPERRDEAFAQLDELRARRRKGEQIGDPAMGYGLDTPEAMKQITAIYVRTKSPFNAVNLVHKLRDGNKAMAVNPIRPIQRLMTNFVGNIQKMFMVLTAMVIVVSGISIFVSIYNSMSDRKREIGIMRALGARRESVFAIVLTESAVLCLGGGLIGWLLGHTLFVLSAPYLSARTGLLLNGWAVNPYEFVLFPVLLVFGALVGFLPAMAAYRTDVADALNG, from the coding sequence ATGAACCTTCTGACGATTGCATGGAAAAGCGTAAAACAGCGTTGGTTGGCATCGGCATTGACCGCTCTAAGCGTCGCGCTAGGCGTGATGTTGATGGTCGGCGTGCTGGTCGCGGCCGGTGCTTTGGACACCGCGTTCAATCAGCGAGCGATCGCTTACGACTTGATCGTGGGTGCGAAGGGAAGTGATCTGCAATTAGTGCTGAGTTCCGTGTACCGCATTCAGCCACCGATCGCGAACCTGCCGTACATGTACCTGGAAGAGCTTCGTGAGGACTCTAAAGTGGAGATCGCAATTCCGCTGGCATTCGGCGACTTTACCAGGCCGCAGGACGGAGCGTTTCCGATTGTCGGCACGACCAATGAGTATTTTCTGAACGACTACACGCCCGGTCAGAAGTTTCAGGTTGAAGACCAGCCGGGCACCAAGCAACTGGAAGGTATCTATGATGCCGTGATTGGTTCTCAGGTCGCGCGACACAACAACTGGAAGGTGGGTGATCAGTTCAGCATTGTGCATGGCAGTGCGGACAGCGAAGACGAACATGATGAGATGTTCACAATCGTATCCGTGCTTCGGCAAACGGGCACGCCCAACGATCGCAGCGTGTTTTTGAACCTCGAAGCCGTTTACACGCTGGAAGGTCATCAAAAGCCGATTGACGAGGTTTGGGACTCACTGAAGCAGTTCTACGGCGACGACCCGGAACGGCGCGATGAAGCTTTCGCTCAGCTTGACGAACTTCGTGCGCGGCGTAGGAAAGGTGAACAGATCGGCGACCCGGCAATGGGCTACGGTTTGGATACACCTGAGGCCATGAAACAAATCACCGCGATTTATGTGCGTACCAAATCGCCTTTCAACGCCGTTAATTTGGTACATAAACTGAGGGATGGAAACAAGGCGATGGCGGTGAATCCCATTCGGCCCATTCAGCGGCTAATGACTAACTTCGTGGGCAACATTCAGAAGATGTTTATGGTGCTGACGGCGATGGTGATTGTGGTTTCCGGAATCAGCATCTTTGTGAGTATCTATAACAGCATGTCAGATCGCAAACGCGAGATCGGTATCATGCGAGCACTGGGAGCTCGACGAGAAAGTGTGTTCGCAATCGTGTTGACCGAATCCGCCGTGCTGTGCCTTGGCGGCGGGCTGATCGGCTGGCTGCTGGGACACACGCTGTTCGTACTAAGCGCCCCGTATCTAAGCGCTCGAACAGGGTTGTTGCTCAACGGTTGGGCAGTGAACCCGTACGAATTCGTACTTTTCCCCGTGTTGCTCGTTTTTGGAGCTCTGGTCGGATTCCTGCCAGCGATGGCCGCCTACCGAACCGATGTCGCAGACGCGTTAAACGGCTAG
- a CDS encoding ABC transporter ATP-binding protein, whose product MSLLLENVRKSYKEPNGHRLPVLGIDRYALEQGEQAALVGSSGGGKTTLLNVISGILAPDSGQVVVDGRDIAKLPEAVRDRFRAAKIGFVFQTFNLLPAFTALENVLLGMSFSGRGVDREFAITLLDRVGLRSRMNHTPQRMSVGEQQRVSVARALANKPALLLADEPTANVDPGNQDLILNLIKDTCKENSVTLLMVTHAMEVANTFERVDRLSDFNKPEASPQEASA is encoded by the coding sequence ATGTCACTCCTACTCGAAAACGTTCGCAAGTCCTACAAAGAACCCAACGGCCATCGCCTTCCGGTACTCGGCATTGATCGTTATGCGCTTGAACAGGGAGAACAGGCGGCTTTGGTCGGTTCCAGTGGGGGCGGCAAGACGACGCTATTGAACGTCATTTCCGGAATCCTCGCGCCGGACAGCGGCCAGGTAGTGGTTGACGGCAGGGATATTGCGAAGTTGCCGGAAGCCGTCCGTGACCGCTTCCGGGCCGCGAAGATTGGCTTTGTATTTCAAACCTTCAACCTGTTGCCAGCGTTTACTGCGTTGGAAAATGTGTTGCTGGGAATGTCGTTCTCCGGGCGCGGAGTCGACCGGGAATTCGCGATCACATTGCTGGATCGAGTCGGCCTGCGCAGTCGCATGAACCATACGCCGCAGCGGATGTCGGTGGGGGAACAGCAGCGAGTCTCGGTCGCTCGAGCCTTAGCCAACAAGCCAGCGCTATTGCTGGCCGACGAACCGACGGCGAATGTGGACCCCGGCAACCAGGATTTGATTCTGAATTTGATTAAAGACACCTGCAAAGAAAACAGTGTGACTCTGCTAATGGTGACGCACGCGATGGAAGTGGCTAATACCTTTGAACGAGTCGACCGGTTGTCCGACTTCAATAAGCCGGAAGCGAGTCCTCAGGAGGCATCGGCATGA
- a CDS encoding PDZ domain-containing protein — MHRNFDVRNFTLAVLCTLLPGFIQAADIPSAQELDPLGLEVRWNSQAVLNVRRDVVAHVSNDENNIYIQSSSGMLTAFDAENGRKLWSTQIGRGDEPAMAAVSNKDTVIVVAGPVVYGYNKFSGTQLLEFRLPRQPSASPVMGEGIFYVPITGGALYAYETATLEYQFRFGTLPPGVALPQAWRFICNEKIVHPPVLGLQFVAFATQSGNLHVVNTSGVQRGTSRYQLFLKGPISAPLAIVDNARSSSIIAMTDTHRVFSVELMDLDRIEDGQPAQDVQWTYPLGRPMKNAPIAVRDDLFVVAVDGTLTQFSRDPAQTFWGRPVEIPLYEAPVLIGAGMVDAEIDPQLQAGLSVGGQCVRVTTVVPGSPADQAGLQAGDLLVTVNRTPAASVTVAKEVISRLPLRFNRPIEVIRVSTGMQLMEQDSDSPLQISDTETLTRHVVVAGVVRDSAAMEAGLKEGDILVRIGDELIESVEKAQQATAAAAPGTLTLQLLRDGTVVPAKIELTTEKQPLQPTGVPTVSLQTLQLTIPVEQWVVDGITSLSAVGRFSVFGLDRTNRLVAYDRATSEMQGRVAVPGYAVHLNNSITDQIILISSTGDVLCLREIGPTVRVPRGLSDVSNRATVKEVLVTKDDPIEPTGTVVATVEFPDGTEHQISADNKGLVQEVYVKVGDIVQVDDPLIRIADDKFATYHQRPQQQPVDAELQSSGGNAGQPENGETP, encoded by the coding sequence ATGCATCGAAACTTCGACGTTCGAAACTTCACTCTGGCCGTACTGTGCACTTTACTGCCCGGATTCATTCAGGCGGCGGACATACCGTCGGCACAGGAACTGGATCCGCTGGGGCTGGAAGTTCGCTGGAACAGCCAGGCCGTGCTGAATGTCCGCCGCGACGTTGTGGCTCACGTCAGCAACGACGAAAACAATATCTACATTCAATCGTCGTCCGGCATGCTCACAGCATTCGACGCCGAAAATGGTCGGAAGCTCTGGTCGACTCAAATCGGTCGCGGTGACGAACCTGCGATGGCCGCTGTGTCGAACAAGGACACCGTGATTGTCGTCGCCGGTCCGGTGGTCTATGGCTACAACAAGTTTTCAGGCACTCAGCTGCTGGAATTTCGTTTGCCACGACAGCCTTCCGCTTCACCGGTGATGGGGGAAGGGATTTTCTATGTGCCAATAACCGGCGGAGCATTGTACGCCTACGAAACGGCCACACTGGAATATCAGTTTCGGTTTGGAACGCTGCCGCCGGGCGTCGCACTTCCACAGGCATGGCGGTTCATCTGCAACGAAAAGATTGTGCATCCGCCAGTTCTTGGTCTGCAGTTTGTCGCGTTCGCCACACAGTCAGGAAATCTGCACGTCGTCAACACGTCAGGCGTTCAGCGCGGAACATCGCGGTATCAACTGTTTCTGAAGGGGCCGATCAGCGCGCCGCTGGCAATCGTTGACAACGCCCGGTCGTCCAGCATCATCGCAATGACCGACACTCATCGCGTGTTTAGTGTTGAGTTGATGGACCTGGACAGGATTGAAGACGGCCAACCGGCTCAGGACGTTCAATGGACGTACCCGCTTGGTCGCCCGATGAAGAATGCACCAATCGCGGTCCGCGACGATTTGTTTGTCGTCGCCGTCGACGGAACGCTGACTCAGTTTTCACGTGATCCGGCCCAAACGTTCTGGGGCCGACCTGTTGAAATTCCGCTGTACGAGGCACCAGTCCTGATTGGGGCCGGCATGGTCGACGCCGAAATCGATCCTCAGTTGCAGGCTGGTTTAAGTGTCGGAGGACAGTGTGTCCGAGTGACGACCGTCGTGCCCGGGTCGCCAGCCGATCAGGCGGGACTTCAGGCCGGTGATCTGCTGGTAACCGTCAATCGCACACCCGCCGCGTCAGTGACTGTCGCGAAAGAAGTCATTAGCCGGTTGCCATTGCGGTTCAACCGTCCCATCGAAGTGATTCGCGTGTCGACCGGTATGCAGCTGATGGAACAGGACAGCGATTCACCGTTACAGATTTCGGACACGGAAACACTGACCAGACATGTTGTGGTGGCCGGCGTCGTTCGTGATTCTGCCGCGATGGAAGCCGGTCTTAAGGAAGGCGATATCCTGGTAAGAATTGGTGACGAGCTGATCGAATCTGTCGAAAAAGCTCAACAAGCCACTGCCGCGGCGGCTCCTGGAACGCTGACACTGCAGTTGCTTCGAGACGGCACCGTGGTGCCAGCAAAAATTGAACTCACAACAGAAAAGCAACCGTTGCAACCCACGGGAGTTCCCACGGTATCGCTGCAGACGCTGCAGCTGACAATTCCTGTTGAACAGTGGGTCGTGGATGGAATTACCAGTCTTTCCGCCGTTGGCCGCTTTTCTGTTTTCGGCCTCGACCGGACAAACCGTCTTGTGGCATACGATCGAGCGACGTCGGAAATGCAGGGACGCGTAGCCGTGCCAGGGTACGCCGTACACCTCAACAATTCGATCACTGACCAGATCATTCTGATCTCGTCGACCGGTGATGTGCTGTGTCTTCGAGAAATCGGCCCTACCGTTCGTGTCCCTCGTGGTTTGTCTGATGTCAGCAACCGAGCGACGGTGAAGGAAGTTCTTGTGACGAAGGATGATCCGATCGAGCCCACCGGCACAGTCGTGGCCACGGTTGAGTTCCCCGACGGCACGGAACATCAGATCTCAGCCGATAACAAAGGGCTGGTTCAGGAGGTGTATGTCAAAGTTGGTGATATCGTTCAGGTCGACGATCCTTTGATCCGAATCGCCGACGATAAGTTCGCAACCTATCACCAGCGACCTCAACAACAACCCGTGGATGCAGAACTGCAATCTTCAGGCGGCAACGCGGGGCAGCCGGAAAACGGCGAAACGCCGTAA